The proteins below are encoded in one region of Gammaproteobacteria bacterium:
- a CDS encoding aspartate/glutamate racemase family protein: protein MAQKKHKTVGILGGMGPEATVTLMQRVIELTPASDDADHIRMLVDNNPKVPSRIKALIEGTGESPLPVLIQMAQGLEKAGADFLVMPCHTAHHYHSRIVEAVSIPFINLVDLSLDAIKARLPNIKTIGLLASTAVINIQLYENAATNYGIGIINPQKDDQDQLMQIIRSIKGNTHNQQSAKELNRIAKSLKTDCLLVACTELSILSDELHFTRPIFDGLDLLAAETIRQASA from the coding sequence CGTGACCTTGATGCAACGTGTCATAGAATTAACCCCTGCGAGTGATGATGCTGACCATATTCGAATGTTGGTCGATAATAATCCTAAAGTCCCTTCGCGTATCAAGGCATTAATCGAAGGCACTGGAGAAAGCCCATTACCCGTTCTCATTCAAATGGCGCAAGGTTTGGAAAAAGCAGGAGCAGATTTTCTGGTTATGCCTTGCCATACAGCGCATCATTATCATTCCCGAATTGTCGAGGCGGTTTCAATTCCTTTTATCAATCTTGTAGATTTAAGCCTTGATGCAATCAAGGCTCGACTGCCAAACATTAAAACCATTGGATTATTGGCATCGACTGCCGTGATAAACATTCAACTTTATGAGAATGCAGCAACAAATTATGGAATAGGAATTATCAATCCACAGAAAGATGACCAAGATCAATTGATGCAAATTATCAGGTCAATAAAAGGCAATACGCACAACCAACAATCCGCCAAAGAATTGAATCGAATTGCCAAGTCGCTCAAAACAGACTGTTTACTGGTTGCCTGCACCGAACTATCAATCCTGAGTGACGAATTACATTTCACCCGACCGATATTTGATGGACTGGACCTGCTTGCGGCAGAGACTATCCGGCAAGCAAGCGCATAA